From a region of the Streptomyces tirandamycinicus genome:
- a CDS encoding DUF6230 family protein, which yields MSQVRGGTRWKRFAVVMVPSVAATAAIGVGLAQGALAASFSVSGQSFKVTADALDGKDFLQYGSLAQGTDLKGNKTAHPVAVSAFGSATITNMCQSVVTPDVPIFGNVSLELRAGGKGTPVEAENLYLDVASLEANATFKNIDIGVAAGDKNNKPGIQPGTQANPFGFAQRAEEAHLTKVKQTAWATTAGTFKLSGLSMKLHKGVKECY from the coding sequence ATGTCCCAGGTTCGTGGTGGGACCAGATGGAAGCGGTTCGCCGTCGTCATGGTGCCGTCCGTGGCCGCGACGGCCGCGATCGGTGTGGGCCTGGCCCAGGGTGCGCTGGCGGCGTCGTTCAGCGTCTCCGGCCAGAGCTTCAAGGTGACGGCGGACGCGCTGGACGGCAAGGACTTCCTGCAGTACGGAAGCCTCGCCCAGGGCACCGACCTCAAGGGCAACAAGACGGCTCACCCCGTCGCGGTGTCGGCCTTCGGGTCCGCAACGATCACCAACATGTGCCAGTCGGTCGTCACCCCTGACGTCCCGATCTTCGGCAACGTCAGCCTCGAGCTGCGTGCCGGTGGCAAGGGCACGCCGGTCGAGGCGGAGAACCTGTACCTGGACGTGGCCTCGCTCGAGGCGAACGCCACGTTCAAGAACATCGACATCGGCGTCGCCGCCGGCGACAAGAACAACAAGCCGGGCATCCAGCCGGGCACGCAGGCGAACCCCTTCGGATTCGCCCAGCGTGCCGAGGAGGCCCACCTGACCAAGGTCAAGCAGACGGCGTGGGCGACCACCGCCGGCACCTTCAAGCTGAGCGGTCTCAGCATGAAGCTGCACAAGGGCGTCAAGGAGTGCTACTAA
- a CDS encoding DUF6114 domain-containing protein: MSAESPGQQNEHFLRVIKRRFRDWRGQRPFWAGLLTILGGIPIAYFPYASLKIGHMTLAMATTAGAGSLIIGVLLVTLGLTMWFHHIVRVFAGVASILLALVSLPVSNVGGFLIGFLLALIGGALSIAWAPGKGETEEAPGPSAPADGRDVPLVPGPQVGDGTITQKTGVHVDGGRNSAG, encoded by the coding sequence ATGAGCGCCGAGTCCCCGGGGCAGCAGAACGAGCACTTTCTCCGAGTCATCAAGCGGCGTTTCCGCGACTGGCGCGGTCAGCGGCCTTTCTGGGCCGGACTGTTGACCATCCTCGGCGGCATTCCGATCGCCTACTTCCCTTACGCAAGCCTCAAGATCGGCCATATGACGCTGGCCATGGCCACGACGGCGGGTGCGGGCTCGCTGATCATCGGCGTACTTCTGGTGACGCTGGGCCTGACCATGTGGTTCCACCACATCGTCCGGGTGTTCGCCGGTGTCGCCTCGATCCTGCTGGCCCTGGTCTCCCTCCCGGTGTCCAACGTCGGCGGCTTCCTCATCGGCTTCCTGCTCGCCCTGATCGGAGGCGCCCTGTCGATCGCCTGGGCACCGGGCAAGGGCGAGACGGAGGAGGCACCGGGCCCGTCCGCGCCGGCGGACGGCCGGGACGTGCCGCTGGTACCGGGTCCGCAGGTGGGCGACGGCACCATCACGCAGAAGACCGGTGTCCATGTGGACGGGGGGAGGAACAGTGCGGGGTGA
- the pyk gene encoding pyruvate kinase, whose translation MRRSKIVCTLGPAVDSYEQLKALIEAGMNVARFNMSHGTQAEHQERYDRLRRAAAETGRAVGVLADLQGPKIRLETFAEGPVELVRGDEFTITTEDVPGDKSICGTTYKGLPGDVSKGDQILINDGNVELRAVEVEGPRVKTVVIEGGVISDHKGINLPGAAVNVPALSEKDVEDLRFALRMGCDLVALSFVRNADDVKDVHKVMDEEGRRVPVIAKVEKPQAVENMADVVMAFDGVMVARGDLAVEYPLERVPMVQKRLIELCRRNAKPVIVATQMMESMITNSRPTRAEASDVANAILDGADAVMLSAESSVGAYPIETVKTMSKIVSAAEEELLSKGLQPLVPGKKPRTQGGSVARAAAEIADFLGGKALVAFTKSGDTARRLSRYRAEQPILAFTTDESTRNQLTLSWGVEPFIAPFVETTDAMVDLVDAALLKLQRYSEGDTMIITAGSPPGVPGTTNMVRVHHLGGDKHPA comes from the coding sequence ATGCGCCGTTCCAAAATCGTCTGCACGCTGGGCCCCGCCGTCGACTCCTATGAGCAGCTGAAAGCGCTCATCGAGGCCGGCATGAACGTGGCCCGTTTCAACATGAGCCACGGGACCCAGGCAGAGCACCAGGAGCGGTACGACCGCCTCCGCCGCGCGGCGGCGGAGACCGGCCGCGCCGTGGGCGTGCTCGCCGACCTCCAGGGCCCGAAGATCCGTCTGGAGACCTTCGCCGAGGGACCGGTCGAGCTGGTCCGCGGTGACGAGTTCACGATCACCACCGAGGACGTCCCGGGCGACAAGTCGATCTGCGGCACGACCTACAAGGGGCTGCCCGGCGACGTCTCCAAGGGCGACCAGATCCTGATCAACGACGGCAACGTCGAGCTGCGCGCGGTCGAGGTCGAGGGGCCGCGGGTGAAGACGGTCGTCATCGAGGGCGGCGTCATCTCCGACCACAAGGGCATCAACCTGCCCGGCGCGGCCGTGAACGTCCCCGCCCTGTCCGAGAAGGACGTCGAGGACCTGCGTTTCGCGCTGCGCATGGGCTGCGACCTGGTCGCGCTCTCCTTCGTGCGGAACGCCGACGACGTCAAGGACGTCCACAAGGTGATGGACGAGGAGGGCCGCCGGGTCCCCGTCATCGCCAAGGTGGAGAAGCCGCAGGCCGTGGAGAACATGGCGGACGTCGTCATGGCCTTCGACGGCGTGATGGTGGCGCGCGGCGACCTGGCCGTCGAGTACCCCCTGGAGCGGGTCCCGATGGTGCAGAAGCGGCTGATCGAGCTGTGCCGGCGCAACGCCAAGCCGGTGATCGTCGCCACCCAGATGATGGAGTCGATGATCACCAACTCCCGCCCGACCCGCGCCGAGGCCTCCGACGTCGCCAACGCCATCCTGGACGGCGCCGACGCGGTCATGCTCTCGGCCGAGTCCTCGGTGGGCGCGTACCCGATCGAGACCGTCAAGACCATGTCCAAGATTGTCAGCGCGGCGGAGGAGGAGCTCCTCTCCAAGGGCCTGCAGCCCCTGGTCCCCGGCAAGAAGCCGCGCACCCAGGGCGGTTCGGTGGCCCGCGCCGCCGCCGAGATCGCCGACTTCCTCGGCGGCAAGGCCCTGGTCGCCTTCACCAAGTCCGGCGACACCGCGCGCCGCCTCTCCCGCTACCGCGCGGAGCAGCCGATCCTGGCCTTCACCACGGACGAGTCCACCCGCAACCAGCTCACCCTGAGCTGGGGCGTCGAGCCCTTCATCGCCCCGTTCGTGGAGACCACGGACGCGATGGTCGACCTCGTGGACGCCGCACTGCTGAAGCTCCAGCGCTACAGCGAGGGCGACACCATGATCATCACTGCGGGCTCCCCTCCGGGCGTCCCCGGCACCACGAACATGGTCCGGGTGCACCACCTGGGCGGCGACAAGCACCCGGCCTGA